The following DNA comes from Fervidibacillus albus.
ATCGTTTCTTAAAATTTCAAGCGGAAGTCGGTGCGAAACAAAACCGGGTGGAATTGATGGAAGACCGAATTGCCAGTCAAGAGGTGATCGCAACGGAAATTTTATCGGAAAACGAGGATATAGATATGGAACAAGTCATTACAGAACTGATTACGCAAGAGTCAATCCATCGGGCTGCATTAAGTGTCGGTGCCCGCATTATCCAGCCGACGTTAATGGACTTTTTACAATAAATGGAAAGACCTAAGAATGTACGATCGGCGTTCTTAGGTTTTTCTATTTTCTCTCCATTATTTTATTCACCAGTCGAAAAATAAAATTGGTCATAAGATCAAGACTGATTTCGGAAGAAAAAAAAGGGGGGGGATAGATGCGTATTCCACAAATCCGAATGGAATCGACCTTTATGCAAATCGGCTTACAAATAGACCAGCCGATTCAACGAATTGAACAACCGAAGGCCATTTTAGAAATTGAGCAACCGAAAGCAGTTGTCCAAATGGAAACGACCCCGGGAAAACTTTCAATCGACCAATCCCAAGCCTTCGCCGAAGAAAATCGTAAGCCTATTGCTGAAGTCGTTCGTGAGACGGCACAAATTGCTAAACAAACTGCAATGGAAGGGACGAAAAGGCGAGCTCGAGAAGGGAGGGAATTGATGGAGATTGAAAAGGGCGGAAATCCAATCGTCTCTCAAGCAATGGAACATAGTAAACGACCAGAAAAACAGCTTTCCATTGGTTGGATTCCTTCCTACGGTAGCGTAAAAATCCATTATGAGCCTGGGGAAGTTGATATTCGCATCACACCGCAAAAACCGATTATTGAAGCGATTCCCCAAAAACCGATCCACGACTACACCCCCGGCAACGTTTCGGTCTATATTCGACAATGGAATTCACTTAAAATTGACGTGATCAATTTATTCGATGAGTCGGTGTAACATAAATGAAATATTGAATTATTAGATTGGAAAAAAGATAAATGTGGGTGAAAAGATGAACATTCAAACGAAATACCACGGTGAACTTACCATCGACGAAAAAAACATTGTTATTTTTGAAAAGGGCATCCCTGGCTTTCCTGATGAAAACCGATTCGTTTTCTTTCCATTGATGGATGATGAATTGTATACGGTGATGCAGTCGGTTCAAACGCCAAACATCGCATTTGTTGTCATCATTCCGTTTCTATTTTTCAATAATTACGAATTCGATTTGGAAGATGGAATCGTTCAACAACTCGATATTGAGCGTCCCGATGACGTCCAAATCTATACCATTTTAACGCTTCGCGACCCCTTTGACCAAACAACTGCGAACCTCCAAGCACCTATTGTCATCAATCGGAAAAATAAGAAAGGAAAGCAAGTCATTTTAAATAGTGACGCATATTCAACGAGACAACGACTCTTCCCATCCCCTAAATTGTTGAAGGGGGGAGCCGGATGTTAATTTTATCGCGAAAAACGGGAGAGGCAATCCAAATCGGCGATGACATTGAGATTCGTATCGTCTCAGTAAAAGGAGATCAGGTGAAACTTGGCATTGACGCCCCGAAACACGTCGAGATTTACCGAAAGGAAATCGTCGATGAAATTCAAAAAGAAAATCAACAAGCGACTATTTTTTCCGGCAACCCAGCTGATTTAGTAAAAAAGCCTTAGAAACAATAATTTTTTTCTATGAAAGGCTAAACAACTTTTGTTTTTTTCCGATAAATAGATTGTAGGCAATAACGGGGGCGGCCGACCCGTACGCCATATACTATTCGTTCACATGGACGTGAACAAAAAATTCAAGGAGGAAAAGAAATGAGAATCAATCACAATATCTCAGCTTTAAACACGTACAATAGTTTAACTTCCAACAATTCTGCTATTCAAAGCAACATGGAAAAATTATCTTCTGGTCTTCGGATTAATCGTGCAGGAGATGATGCAGCAGGTCTTTCAATTTCCGAAAAAATGCGTGGCCAAATCCGCGGTCTTGACATGGCTACGAAAAATGCTGAAGATGGTATTTCTTTAATCCAAACGGCTGAAGGTGCATTAAACGAAACCCACTCGATCTTACAACGTATGCGTGAATTAGCAGTTCAAGCTGCAAACGATACGAATACAACAGATGATCGTGCTGAACTCCAAAAAGAAGTTTCAGCTTTAATTGAAGAAATTGATCGCATTTCGACTGATACAGAATTTAATACTCAAGCCTTATTAGATGGTTCGTTTACTGGAAAAGTAATTCATATTGGCGCCAATACAGGACAAACATTAACAGTATCAATCGGTACAATGGGTGCTAGTGCACTTGGTGTTGAAAGTGTAGATATTAGTACACAAACTGGTGCTAACAGTGCAATTGATTCTATAGATGCTGCAATTAAATCTGTTTCTTCACAACGTTCTGATCTCGGTGCGATTCAAAACCGTTTAGAGCACACAATTAACAACTTAGAAACAACCTCAGAAAACTTAACGGCTGCAGAATCTCGGATTCGCGATGTAGATATGGCAGAAGAAATGATGGAATATACGAAGAACAGTATTTTGTCTCAAGCTTCTCAAGCTATGCTTGCTCAGGCAAATCAGTTGCCACAAGGTGTTCTTCAATTATTGCAATAACGTATTTAAAAACGAAAAAGCTGGAGCATGTTGCTTCAGCTTTTTTTAGTTTAGGAAATAGAATATAATAAAATTACATAATTCGACAAATGAGAAGAGGTGAAATCGAGATGTATACTGTTACGAAGGAAATTAATGCTAGAAAAATTGAATTATACATAGTACATGAAAATGTTACAAAAAAAACAATTTCATTAAACTCAAAGGTTTCTCCAAAAAAAGAGATTGAGAAATTTGGGAAACAAATTCAAAATAATAAGTGCTATTTTATTATTGGTTCTGGTAATGGTACTTTATTAGAGTATTTATTGGAAAAAAATTTTCATTCGAAGTTTTATATTATAGAACTTTTCCGTGAAATTGATTATGACGAAAAATATAAAGATAAGTTAAAAAATCATAACATATATTTTTATCATAATGAAGACTTGAATTATATTAAAATAAGTGATGCCATTAGAGAATCCTTTGGAATGGGTATTGAAATTTTAATTCATCCTAACTACGAAAATTTAAGGAGAGAATTACTACATTCTGTTCTAGAAAAAATAAAAATGGGTACCACTACTACGAAAATTAATAACAACACAGAGAAATATTTTATGTTTGAATGGTTAATTGAACCTATTTTAAATTTATCGCTATCAAAAGAAGGTAAAAATTTGCTTGATGTAAAGGATAAATTTGAACAAAGGCCAATTATTATAGTTGCATCGGGGCCATCATTAGTTGATAATCTAGATTTTATTAAGAAAAATAAAGATAGAGCATATATCATTGCTTCAGGTTCGGCTGTTAATGGATTATTGAACTATGGAATTTCTCCAGATTTCGTAACGATTATTGATGCGAGTATTACTAATTTCACTGCACATTTTAAAAATACGAAGTACACAGGTCCAATTATTACAGCAGGTACAACGAATCATTTAATATTAAAGCACCATCCGGGAGAAATTTATTTTACTAATTTAGCCCAAGACTCAATTACAAATGAAGTACGACCAGATTTTTTGATGGTACCAACTGTTCCATCCGTCGCACTCTATTCATTATTATTAACCCATTATTTAAATGCGAGTGAAGTTTACTTAGTTGGACAGGATTTGGCTTTGAAAAATGGAGAATATTATGCATCAGGTGTCCATAAACATAAAGGAATCGAGAATTTAGGACCAACTAAAGAAGTTGAGGGTAACACACTTGAGAAAGTAATTACTACTTTACCGTTAGCATCAATGTTGGAATCTTTTAATAATGCAGTGGAATCTATTCGAAAAGTAAATAAACAAGTAAAAATTTATAATCTATCAACAATTGGTGCAAAAATCAAGGGTGTTCCTTATAAAAATAAGAACGAAATAAAGTTGGGAGAAACAATTGATAAATCATGGATTTCTCGCACACCAATTGAAAAAACGTTAGACTATACAAATTCTCTTGAATATCTAGAAAAGCTTAAAAGTTGTAAAAGAGAAGTAGATGAAATTGTCCGAAAAATTGATCGAATGAATTCCAATGCAGTGACACTACAAGATTTAGAAAAAATATTAAAACTAATAAAAAAAATAAGAGAAAACAAAATGTTAGAAACGCATATTTTAAATATGATTTATTCTACAACAAAATCCATTAATAATATGTTTGAATATGGATTTGAGGACAATTTTAAAACGAATAGTGAACGGGTGGATATGTTAATTAAGTTGAAATTTTTTGTAAAGTATATCCAACAATATTTAGAAGGTTTAACCGATCATAAGGCTTGGTTTGAAATGGATATAGATGTTTCACTTGAAAACTCATAGGTAGATTGATTTTTCTTATAAAAAAATCTTGAACTAGTAAAATTGAGAGGAATTTAATAGGTAAATATTGAATTTTTAATATTTGTACCGATATATAAATAGGAATTATAATGCGTTCCAAATAGCTGAAGACTGAATCAAAGTGGGTGAAATTGTTGAAGGAAGTACTTGAACTTATAGAAAGTTTTAATAATTATCTTTTAAGATTGCCCAAAGGGGTTTATTATATTTCAGAATGTTTACGAAAAGATCAATTGAATGAAGCTTTTCAAACAATTAAAGATTTTTCAGAAGGGGTAATGTGGCTAAGTGATGCTACACGTTTATTAAAACAAAATGATGTAGAAGTACAATTAAATATTAACCAAATTCAAGCATTTTTAATTGAAATCAATGAGGGTTTAGAAAAACAAGATTATGTGTTGGTTGCCGATTTATTTGAATATGAAATCGCTCCATTTTTTGAAGAAATTCCCCAAATTGTAGGAGTTTCTTCATGATTTTCAAGGTTTATAATGCCAAAAATGGAGAAAAGACATTAAAAGTAAATGATATACAAATTTATAGCAAATATTCTCCCAGTGCAGATGCAACGCGATTTATTGAAGCAGAATATGATGGAACTAAAAGTGGATATTTACTAATTGGATTAGGTTTAGGATACCACTTAAAGTCACTGGTGGAACTAGCAAATGGAAAGAAAATCTTCGTTTACTATTTTTCAGATGATGAATTCCGTTTGTTTGAAAAATATAATCAGTACAACTGGTGGAAAAGAGATAATATACGTTTCTTAAATCATATCCATGTCAATGAGCTTATGGACAATGTTCAAGTTTTAATACCTTCACCATGGCTTAAAGCGATCGGACAAAAACACCCTTTATTTCATTATTTAGAAGTAATAAAAATTCATCAAATATCTTATAAAAAAAATAGCAATTTATTGAAAGAAAACTTTTATTTAAATATTGCTCTAAATGATGATTCAATTACCTATAAAAGACAGTCAAACATTGCATGTTTAGTAGCTGCTGGTCCATCTTTAAATGAAACCGCAAAATGGTTAGTCAATAAAGAAAAAGTAGTTGATATTTATGCTGTTGGTGCAGCTTTAAAACCTTTGCTAACCAATCATATTATTCCAAAGGCTGTTGTATTGTCAGATCCGAGTGATTTGACTTTCCAGCAATTTGAAAATATTGAATATAACGGAACACTGTATTATTTAAGTACTGCAAATCATAAAAGTGTGAAATATCACAAAGGACCAAGGATTATACTGTTTCAACAAGGATACCATCTCGCCGAAAAACAAGCAAAATTGAAAAATGCCCCGTTAATTGAAACGGGAGGATCTGTTGGAACAACGACGTTTAGTTTATTGGAAAACAGTGGATATAAGCAAATTGTATTATTTGGACAAGATTTAGGTTTTTACGGAAATCAAACCCATACAAACCACTCGACCTCAAATCAAATAATAACGAATGACTTGTTTTTAAGAAATGAGATTGCTAATGATGGCAGTAGCATATATACAAATGCGATGTTTCAATCTTTTAAGTTTTGGTATAACCAAAAAATGATAAATACAAAAGTAAAAGTTTTTAATACTGCTGCTAAAGGTGCAAAAATTAATAATGTACCGTTAATCAATGAACAACAATTTCAGGAATTGCTAAATGGAGATATGTTATGAAAAAGAAAATTTTAGTGACTGGTGCTGATGGATTTATAGGTTCTCATTTAACAGAAGAACTTGTACGTCAAGGATATAATGTTCGTGCATTTGTATATTATAACTCATTTAATTCTTGGGGATGGCTCGATTATTCTCCTGAAGTAATCAAATCATCTTTGGACATATTTTCAGGTGATATTCGTGATCCGTATGGCGTGAAAGAAGCAATGAAAGGATGTACGCATGTACTTCATTTAGCATCGCTCATTGCAATTCCATATTCTTATCATTCGCCATCAACATATGTTGACACAAATATTACAGGAACATTAAATATCGTTCAAGCTGCCCGGGAACTTGGTGTTGAAAAGATAGTGCACACATCAACGAGCGAGGTGTATGGAACAGCTCAATATGTACCAATTGATGAACATCATCCACTTCAAGGTCAATCGCCATATTCAGCTTCAAAAATTGGTGCTGATCAAATAGCGATGTCTTTTTATCGATCTTTTGATACTCCTGTAACAATTATTCGACCATTTAATACATACGGACCACGTCAATCGGCTCGAGCTGTCATTCCGACAATTATTAGTCAGTTGGCGAATGGAAAAACAAAGATTAAACTTGGTGCAATTTCTCCAACTAGAGATTTTAATTATGTAAAAGATACGGTACAAGGGTTTATCTCTATTATGAAGTCATCAAAATCTATTGGAGAAGTCATTAATATTGGATCGAATTATGAAATTTCAATTGGTGAAACGGCAGAAATGATTGCTGATATTATGGGTGTGGACTTACAAATTGAAACGGATGAACAACGTCTTCGTCCACAAAAGAGTGAAGTAGAAAGACTATGGGCTGATAATACAAAAGCTAAAGAATTGCTTGGATGGAAGCCTAAGTATGGTGGGAAAGAAGGATTCCGCCGTGGGCTAGAAGAAACCATCGAGTGGTTTACAAATCCAGCGAATTTATCACAATATAAGGCAGATGTTTACAATATATGATGAAAGAATGGGAACGGTTTGCTAATGATGTAAAAAAATTCTATGGGAAAGATGTTGTTCCGTTACACGAACCAACCTTTAATCAAAAGGAAATAGAATATGTGACAAATTGTATTGAAACAGGATGGGTTTCTTCAGTTGGAGAATATGTTAGCAATTTTGAAGAGGACCTTGCAAAATTTGTTGGAGTAAAACGGGCTGTTGCCGTTGTTAATGGAACTGCTGCTTTGCATATCGCATTAAAAGTAGCGGGAGTGAAAGCGGGGGATGAAGTGTTAATGCCTTCGCTTACTTTTATAGCTACAGCTAATGCTGTAGCTTATAATAGGGCTATTCCCCATTTTGTCGATGTTTCCTATAATACGCTAGGCATTGATCCAAAAAAACTGAATCATCATCTTGAACAGATTGGTGAATTTCGCAATGGAGAATTATATAACAGACAAACGAATCGTCGGATTTCTGCCGTTCTTCCAATGCACACCTTCGGTCATCCAGTAGATATAGATGGCTTGTTAGAAGTTTGTGAGAAATATCGTTTAGTAATGGTCGAAGATGCTGCAGAATCTTTAGGGTCATATTATAGGGGAAAACATACCGGAAGTTATGGGAAAGTTAGTGCGTTTAGCTTTAATGGGAATAAGATTATAACTACTGGTGGTGGAGGAGCCATCGTTACAAATAATGACTCCTTAGCTGATTATGCGAAACATTTAACCACAACAGCTAAAATTCCACATCGCTGGGAATATGAACATGATGAAATTGGTTATAATTACCGAATGCCTAATCTTAATGCTGCTCTTGGATGTGCTCAATTAGAAAAATTAACGGATTTTATTATACAGAAACGTACTTTGACAATTAAATATGAACAGTTGATACAGAAACTTCCAGGAGTTCAATTATTTAAAGAACCTGCATTCGCTAAAAGTAATTATTGGTTACAAACTTTAATTTTAGATAACCGATATAAACGAGATGACATTCTTGTATTTTTAAATGATTACGGTGTCATGAGTCGACCGATTTGGAAACCGCTGCATTTATTAAAAATGTATAACGAAAATCCTAGGGGCAATTTAAATGTAACTGAAGATTTAAACAATCGAATTATTAACATTCCAAGTACACCATTAATTGAGGTGTGATTCATGAAACGAAAAATCTGTATTGTAACAGGAACCAGAGCGGAATACGGACTGCTTTATTGGTTAATGAAAAGAATAAAATCTGATAAAGAACTTGAATTACAAATTATTGCAACAGGTATGCATCTTTCTCCAGAATTCGGCTTAACTTATAAACAAATAGAAAAAGATGGTTTTGAAATTAATGAAAAGATTGAGATGCTTTTATCTGCGGACACACCGACAGCTATAACAAAATCCATTGGTTTGGGTGTAATTTCATTTGCTGATGCGTTTGACAACTTACAACCGGATGTAGTTGTTTTATTAGGAGATCGTTTTGAAATATTTGCCGCTGCACAATCGGCCATGATTATGAGGATTCCAATTGCACATATTCATGGTGGAGAAATAACTGAAGGTGCAATAGATGATTCAATTCGACATTCCATTACGAAAATGTCTCAAATTCATTTTACGGCTACTGAAGTATATAGAAAACGGGTCATACAAATGGGGGAACACCCAAAAACTGTGTATAATGTTGGCACACTTGGAATTGAAGGAATTAAAAATACACCTTTGCTCAGTTTAAAAGAATTATCTGATTATGTAGGATTAAAATTAAAAAAATATTTTCTAATTACCCTTCACCCTACAACATTACAAAGTAGTACGGCTGAAGAGCAAATTAAGATATTATTAAATGTTCTTGATAAATGGAAAGATTATCAATTGATTTTTACGAAAACGAATGCAGATACGGATGGCAGAAATATTAATCGATATATTGATAATTATGTAGAAAACAACTTTAATCGGGCACGGGTGTTTGATTCCTTAGGACAAGTGAGATATTTAAGTGCAATCAAGCATTGTGAGATGGTTATTGGCAATTCTTCGAGCGGACTTTTAGAAGTTCCTTATTTTAGAAAACCAACTATTAATATTGGGATACGCCAACAGGGAAGATTGAAAGCAGACTCTGTAATTGATTGTGATTTTAATAAAAAATCCATCATGAAAGGTATGAAAAAAGCCTTTTCTCCAACATTTACTAAAAAAATATATCAAATGCCTATGGTATATGGTGAAGGAAATACATCCGAAGAAATCGTTAACATTTTAAAAAATATGAGTCTTAAAAGTACTATGAAACAATTTTATGATATAATGTGAATCATTTTTGTAGAAATTAATATTTTAGAATTATTTAAAATTTTAATTTCTCCTCAGCAACACCACGCATTGCTAGCACAATACTTGGTGTTGGTGCCAGTGAGTTTTAAAGCCGCTGAGGCGTTTATGTTGTTAAAGGAGAGAGTTGAATGAAAACCTATATTATAGCGGAAGCAGGTGTGAATCATAATGGTTCGTTAGAGCTTGCAAAAAAGTTAGTGGATGTTGCGAAACAAGCTGGTGCTGATGCGGTGAAATTTCAAACCTTTAAAGCTGAAAATTTAGTGACGAAGTTTGCTCAACAAGCAAATTATCAAGTCGAAAATCTAGGTGAAGCAACTTCCCAATTTTCCATGCTAAAACAACTTGAATTGTCTTTTGAAGAATTTGTTGAATTGAGGAATTACTGTAATAATCAGCAAATTGATTTTTTGTCGACACCGTTTGATTATGAGAGTGTTGATTTTTTGTTTGATGACTTAAATATACCAATGGCTAAAATACCATCTGGTGAATTAACGAATTCGCCGTTTATTCATTATATCGCAAAAAAACGGAAACCAATCATTTTATCTACAGGGATGGCAACGATTAAAGAAATTCATGAAGCATTATCATTTATTGCCTTTGGTTTGGCGAAACCCAATGAAAGAGTAAATGAGCAAAAGGTTCGGACGTATTATAGAACAGAAGAGGCAAAATCGATTTTAAAAAAATTTATTAAAATTTTGCATTGCACGACTGAATATCCAGCTCCATTTGAAACTGTCAATTTAAAAGCAATGGTAGAGATGAAAAAAGAATTTCAATTGCCTATCGGTTTATCGGATCACTCGAAAGGTATTTCTGTACCAATTGCTGCTGCTGCATTAGGTGCGACTATTATCGAAAAGCACTTTACTCTTGATTGCTCGATGGAAGGTCCAGATCATATTGCCTCACTAGAACCCCGTGAACTTTCAGAAATGATTCAAAGTATTAGAGAAGTGGAACTAGCTTTGGGAACGGGTAAAAAAGACCCAACACCTGTTGAACTACAAAATCGTATCCCGGCTAGGAAAAGTTTAGTGGCAAAAAAATCTATTCAGGCTGGTGAGTTGTTTACTGAAGAAAATTTAACAGTTAAACGGCCAGGAAACGGTATTTCACCAAAAAATTATTGGAATTATCTGGGTAAGATTGCTCAAAAATCATACATGGAGGATCAACTGATTGATGAATAGACCCATTATTATCATTGGTAATGGTGGTCATGCATCCGTATTATCAGAAATTTTACTTGAACAAAAAAGGAAGATTATTGGGTTTACTGCGCCTCAAAAAGAAGAGAATTCATTTAGTATTCCTTACATTGGGCAAGATGATGTAATTTTTCATTACGGAATAAATGAAATTGAATTAGTATTAGGTATTGGTACTGTGGGAGATACAACAATTCGTAAAAATTTATTTCACTTGTTTAAAAATCGAGGATATCGTTTTTCAAACGTCATTCATCCTAAATCAATAATTGCCCCATCTGTTAAATTCGGTGAGGGAGTTCAAGTTATGGCAGGGGCAATTATTCAAACAAATACAATATTAGCCGATAATATAATTGTAAATACGGGTGCCAAAATTGATCATAATTGTCAAATAGAGTCTCACGTACATATTGCTCCTGGAAGCGTCATTTCAGGTGGTGTCACAATAAAAAGTAGTACACATATTGGTGCTGGTTCTACGATTATCCAAGGAATTAAGATTGGTTCCAATTGTTTGGTGGGTGCTGGTACCGTTGTTGTACGTGATGTACAAGAACATAAAAAAGTATTAGGGGTACCTGCAAGGGAAGTGAACATATGAAAAATTGGCAAAGTATATCAGTAAAACCATCAGAAACGTTATTAAATACAATGAAAATCATTGATCAGTCAGCCTTACAATTTGCAGTTGTTGTCGATGAGAAAAAACATCTACTTGGTACTGTAACCGATGGGGATATTCGACGTAGTATTTTGAGAGGAAACAACCTAGAAGTAGCTATTCGAAACGTGATGAATCCTAAACCAATGATTGCGAAAATTGGAAAAAAATATAGTGATTATCATCAAATAATGAAAAAGAACAATTTAAGGCAACTTCCTATTGTGAATGAAAAAAATCAGATTGTTGATATTCTTTTTTTAGATAAAAATCATGTCAATCATAATGAAAATGTTGTTGTTTTGTTTGTAGGAGGACTAGGGACACGCCTAAGACCACTTACGAATGATATTCCGAAGCCGATGCTAAAAGTTGGGGGGAAACCAATTTTAGAAACGATTATTGAAGGTTTTAAACAATATGGATATAAAAATTTCATTTTATCTGTAAATTATAAAAAAGAAATTATACAAGATTATTTTCAAAATGGTCAAGCCTTTGGTGTGTCTATACGTTACATTGAAGAAGAAAAACGCATGGGAACTGCTGGAGCGTTATCTTTATTACGAGAAAAACCGACAAAGCCTATTTTTGTAATGAATGGAGATTTGTTAACACAAGTAAATTTTAAACAATTAATGGATTTTCATTTACAACATCAATCAATAGCAACGATGTGTGTACGTGAATATGAGTATCAAATCCCCTACGGTGTAATAGAGACGGAAGAGACTAAATTAGTTTCCATTAGAGAAAAACCGATACATAAAAGTTTTGTAAATGCTGGTATTTATGTTCTCAGTCCTGAAGCACTTGATTATATTCCGCATAACAAATATTATGATATGCCCGAGTTATTTGGGAAATTAATAGAAGATAATAAAAGAACAACGGTATTTCCAATTAGGGAATATTGGTTAGATATTGGTCGGGTCGATGATTTTGTAAAGGCTAATAATGATTATAAGGAGTATTACGTATGAAGCCGACTTTTTTAGCAATTATTCCCGCCCGTGGAGGTTCTAAAGGGGTTCCAAGAAAAAATATAAGAAAAATCGCAGGAAAACCGTTAATTGCTTGGACCATTGAAGAAGCAAAAAAATCACAATATATAACTCGATTAATTTTATCTTCAGAAGATGACGAAATTATAAAAGTAGCAAAACGTTATGGTTGTGAAGTGCCTTTTGTTCGTCCAAAAGAAATAGCGCAGGATGACACACCAGGGATTGATCCTGTATTACATGCTATTCAACAATGTCCAGGATATGATTATGTAGTGTTATTGCAACCTACTTCACCTTTACGTACAGTAGAAGATATAGACGGTTGTATTGAATACATGTTGAAAAAAAATGCAGAGTTTTGTGTAAGTGTTACTGCTCCAGACAAGTCTCCTTACTGGATGTATATACAAGATGATGTAGGAAAAATAAAACCAATCATCAACCAAACAAATATTCCAACAAGAAGACAAGATCTTCCGAAAACAATTGCAATAAATGGTGCGGTGTACGTGGCTAAAACAGATAAAATTATTGAAGAAAGGACTTTTTTAACTCCGAATACTTTCGCTTATGAAATGGAAAGAGGGCAATCATTGGACATTGATACTGAATGGGATTTTAAAGTTTGTGAATTCTTTTTAAATCAACGTATTCAATGTGATAAAAAGGAATAGATTAAACGTAAATATTTCATAATTCAAATTAATTATTATCAAGATATTTTCTTGATCCATAATAATATAAAGAACAAGTATGCTTTTTTTAGTAATACGATTGTTCATGTTATTTTCCTCCCTTACTCCCCTATTTTATGTTATAGTATATATTGCGCTTTTTGTCGAAGAATGGCTATGAGATGGAGCGCGAATGTTCAACAATGAAATTACGTTGAGGGGAGCTTTTTTTGTGGATTTACAAAAATCAATTGCTTATCATAAATCGACGTACGTATTTTTTTTAATTTCGGGGATTTTGTTCGCTGCATTTAATTTGCGTCCGGCGATTACTTCCGTCGGGCCGATCGTCGGGATGATTCAGGAAGATTTGCACTTGTCCCATTTTACTGCCGGACTTTTGACAAGTTTGCCGTTAGCTGCTTTTGCCGTCGTATCGCCCGTTGTACCGATAATTTCCAACCGTTTCGGTAATGAACGGACGATTCTTTTCGGACTCGTTCTCTTAGTAATCGGGATTTTTTCTCGTTCGGTCACATCCGTCTTTTTCCTTTTTACCGGGACCCTTTTGATTGGAGTTGGAATCGCGATTAGTAACGTCCTTTTACCGGTGATTGTAAAGGAAAAGTTCCCGTTAAAAGTCGGATTGATGACGAGTGTATATTCGACGGCGATGGGGATTTTTGCTGCA
Coding sequences within:
- a CDS encoding NAD-dependent 4,6-dehydratase LegB; the encoded protein is MKKKILVTGADGFIGSHLTEELVRQGYNVRAFVYYNSFNSWGWLDYSPEVIKSSLDIFSGDIRDPYGVKEAMKGCTHVLHLASLIAIPYSYHSPSTYVDTNITGTLNIVQAARELGVEKIVHTSTSEVYGTAQYVPIDEHHPLQGQSPYSASKIGADQIAMSFYRSFDTPVTIIRPFNTYGPRQSARAVIPTIISQLANGKTKIKLGAISPTRDFNYVKDTVQGFISIMKSSKSIGEVINIGSNYEISIGETAEMIADIMGVDLQIETDEQRLRPQKSEVERLWADNTKAKELLGWKPKYGGKEGFRRGLEETIEWFTNPANLSQYKADVYNI
- a CDS encoding motility associated factor glycosyltransferase family protein, which encodes MYTVTKEINARKIELYIVHENVTKKTISLNSKVSPKKEIEKFGKQIQNNKCYFIIGSGNGTLLEYLLEKNFHSKFYIIELFREIDYDEKYKDKLKNHNIYFYHNEDLNYIKISDAIRESFGMGIEILIHPNYENLRRELLHSVLEKIKMGTTTTKINNNTEKYFMFEWLIEPILNLSLSKEGKNLLDVKDKFEQRPIIIVASGPSLVDNLDFIKKNKDRAYIIASGSAVNGLLNYGISPDFVTIIDASITNFTAHFKNTKYTGPIITAGTTNHLILKHHPGEIYFTNLAQDSITNEVRPDFLMVPTVPSVALYSLLLTHYLNASEVYLVGQDLALKNGEYYASGVHKHKGIENLGPTKEVEGNTLEKVITTLPLASMLESFNNAVESIRKVNKQVKIYNLSTIGAKIKGVPYKNKNEIKLGETIDKSWISRTPIEKTLDYTNSLEYLEKLKSCKREVDEIVRKIDRMNSNAVTLQDLEKILKLIKKIRENKMLETHILNMIYSTTKSINNMFEYGFEDNFKTNSERVDMLIKLKFFVKYIQQYLEGLTDHKAWFEMDIDVSLENS
- the csrA gene encoding carbon storage regulator CsrA, translating into MLILSRKTGEAIQIGDDIEIRIVSVKGDQVKLGIDAPKHVEIYRKEIVDEIQKENQQATIFSGNPADLVKKP
- a CDS encoding 6-hydroxymethylpterin diphosphokinase MptE-like protein; this encodes MIFKVYNAKNGEKTLKVNDIQIYSKYSPSADATRFIEAEYDGTKSGYLLIGLGLGYHLKSLVELANGKKIFVYYFSDDEFRLFEKYNQYNWWKRDNIRFLNHIHVNELMDNVQVLIPSPWLKAIGQKHPLFHYLEVIKIHQISYKKNSNLLKENFYLNIALNDDSITYKRQSNIACLVAAGPSLNETAKWLVNKEKVVDIYAVGAALKPLLTNHIIPKAVVLSDPSDLTFQQFENIEYNGTLYYLSTANHKSVKYHKGPRIILFQQGYHLAEKQAKLKNAPLIETGGSVGTTTFSLLENSGYKQIVLFGQDLGFYGNQTHTNHSTSNQIITNDLFLRNEIANDGSSIYTNAMFQSFKFWYNQKMINTKVKVFNTAAKGAKINNVPLINEQQFQELLNGDML
- a CDS encoding flagellin; its protein translation is MRINHNISALNTYNSLTSNNSAIQSNMEKLSSGLRINRAGDDAAGLSISEKMRGQIRGLDMATKNAEDGISLIQTAEGALNETHSILQRMRELAVQAANDTNTTDDRAELQKEVSALIEEIDRISTDTEFNTQALLDGSFTGKVIHIGANTGQTLTVSIGTMGASALGVESVDISTQTGANSAIDSIDAAIKSVSSQRSDLGAIQNRLEHTINNLETTSENLTAAESRIRDVDMAEEMMEYTKNSILSQASQAMLAQANQLPQGVLQLLQ
- the fliW gene encoding flagellar assembly protein FliW gives rise to the protein MNIQTKYHGELTIDEKNIVIFEKGIPGFPDENRFVFFPLMDDELYTVMQSVQTPNIAFVVIIPFLFFNNYEFDLEDGIVQQLDIERPDDVQIYTILTLRDPFDQTTANLQAPIVINRKNKKGKQVILNSDAYSTRQRLFPSPKLLKGGAGC
- a CDS encoding DUF6470 family protein, with the protein product MRIPQIRMESTFMQIGLQIDQPIQRIEQPKAILEIEQPKAVVQMETTPGKLSIDQSQAFAEENRKPIAEVVRETAQIAKQTAMEGTKRRAREGRELMEIEKGGNPIVSQAMEHSKRPEKQLSIGWIPSYGSVKIHYEPGEVDIRITPQKPIIEAIPQKPIHDYTPGNVSVYIRQWNSLKIDVINLFDESV